In a genomic window of Allomeiothermus silvanus DSM 9946:
- a CDS encoding S9 family peptidase, with the protein MSEIKPPTAKRIPHPHTAHGDTRPDDYYWLNERENPEVIAYLEAENAYLEAVMGPLEPFREQLYREMLGRIQQTDLEVPVQHGPYFYYARTEEGKQYRIHCRKKAASRAELEAAPEEVILDLGALAEGKSYLSVSVLKPSPDHRLLAYLQNEDGSDRYTLYVKDLQTGELLPDRVEDVYLHQSLEWDATGEYLFFTRVDETQRPCYLYRHRLGHSEPTLLYQEPDETFRLKLYKSASGRFLFAASTSTLTDEVRYLEALQPEGKWHVFTPRQRGVKYSLEHQGQHFLLLTNQDALNFKLLSAPVLSPSPDHWHELLPHDPEVYLQGVLPFERHLLVYGRQGGSTQLWVWDLIHGTYRRLEWPEPVYTVAPADNREYATDRALVSFQSLLTPRKVLELDLNTLETTLLKQDEVLGGYDPAEYVQERLWATARDGVQVPISLVYKRSTPRPAPLYLYAYGSYGISIDPAFSPTRLVLLERGVVFAIAHIRGGAEMGRGWYEDGKLLKKKNTFTDFIDCAMHLVEEGYTTPERLMAVGGSAGGLLMGAVINLRPDLFRAVAAHVPFVDVVTTMSDPSIPLTTLEYDEWGNPADPEFYAYMKSYSPYDNVEAKAYPHLLVTAGINDPRVGYWEPAKWVARLRALKTDANTLLLKTHMGAGHGGSSGRYDRLKEVALEYAFLLDKVGLRD; encoded by the coding sequence ATGTCTGAAATCAAGCCGCCTACTGCCAAGCGCATTCCGCACCCCCACACTGCCCACGGCGACACCCGTCCTGACGACTATTACTGGCTCAACGAGCGCGAAAACCCCGAGGTCATCGCGTACCTCGAGGCCGAGAACGCCTACCTCGAGGCGGTCATGGGGCCGCTGGAGCCCTTCCGGGAGCAGCTTTACCGGGAGATGCTCGGGCGCATCCAGCAGACCGACCTCGAGGTGCCCGTGCAGCACGGGCCGTACTTCTACTACGCGCGCACCGAGGAGGGCAAACAGTACCGGATCCACTGCCGTAAGAAGGCCGCCTCGCGGGCTGAGCTCGAGGCCGCCCCCGAGGAGGTGATCCTCGACCTAGGCGCGCTGGCCGAGGGCAAGAGCTACCTCAGCGTGAGCGTGCTCAAGCCCAGCCCCGACCACCGGCTGCTGGCCTACCTGCAGAACGAGGACGGCTCCGACCGCTACACCCTCTACGTCAAGGACCTCCAGACCGGCGAGCTGCTCCCCGACCGGGTGGAGGACGTCTACCTGCATCAGAGCCTCGAGTGGGACGCCACGGGCGAGTACCTCTTCTTCACCCGCGTGGACGAGACCCAGCGGCCGTGCTACCTCTACCGCCACCGCCTGGGCCACTCCGAGCCGACCCTGCTCTACCAGGAGCCCGACGAGACCTTCCGGCTCAAGCTCTACAAATCGGCCAGCGGGCGCTTTCTCTTCGCGGCCTCGACCAGCACCCTCACCGACGAGGTGCGCTACCTCGAGGCCCTCCAGCCCGAGGGCAAGTGGCACGTCTTCACGCCCCGGCAGCGCGGGGTGAAGTACAGCCTCGAGCACCAGGGCCAGCACTTTCTGCTGCTCACCAACCAGGACGCGCTCAACTTCAAGCTGCTCAGCGCCCCCGTCCTCAGCCCCTCGCCCGACCACTGGCACGAGTTACTGCCCCACGATCCCGAGGTGTACCTGCAAGGGGTACTGCCCTTCGAGCGACATCTGCTGGTCTACGGGCGGCAGGGGGGCTCCACGCAGCTCTGGGTGTGGGACCTCATCCACGGCACCTACCGCCGCCTGGAGTGGCCCGAGCCCGTCTACACCGTGGCGCCCGCCGACAACCGCGAGTACGCCACCGACCGCGCGCTGGTCAGCTTCCAGTCGCTCCTCACCCCGCGCAAGGTGCTCGAGCTCGACCTGAACACCCTCGAGACCACCTTGCTCAAGCAAGACGAGGTGCTCGGCGGCTACGATCCCGCCGAGTACGTGCAGGAGCGGCTGTGGGCCACTGCCCGCGACGGAGTGCAGGTGCCCATCTCGCTGGTGTACAAGCGCTCGACCCCGCGGCCCGCCCCGCTCTACCTCTACGCCTACGGCTCCTACGGCATCAGCATCGACCCCGCCTTCAGCCCCACCCGGCTGGTGCTGCTCGAGCGCGGCGTGGTCTTCGCCATCGCCCACATCCGCGGCGGGGCCGAGATGGGGCGCGGCTGGTACGAGGACGGCAAGCTGCTGAAGAAGAAGAACACCTTCACCGACTTCATCGACTGCGCTATGCACCTGGTGGAGGAGGGCTACACCACACCCGAGCGCCTGATGGCCGTGGGCGGCAGCGCCGGGGGCTTGCTGATGGGCGCGGTCATCAACCTCCGCCCCGACCTCTTCCGCGCGGTGGCGGCCCACGTTCCCTTCGTGGACGTGGTCACCACCATGTCCGACCCTTCCATCCCCCTCACCACCCTCGAGTACGACGAGTGGGGCAACCCCGCCGACCCCGAGTTCTACGCCTACATGAAGTCCTACAGCCCCTACGACAACGTCGAGGCCAAGGCCTACCCCCACCTCCTGGTCACGGCCGGCATCAACGACCCCCGCGTGGGCTACTGGGAGCCCGCCAAGTGGGTCGCCCGCCTGCGCGCGCTCAAGACCGACGCCAACACCCTGCTGCTCAAGACCCACATGGGCGCGGGCCACGGCGGCAGCTCGGGCCGCTACGACCGGCTGAAGGAGGTGGCGCTGGAGTACGCCTTCTTGCTGGACAAGGTAGGCTTGCGGGACTAA
- a CDS encoding Uma2 family endonuclease, whose translation MVTLKKWTVDELLAMDKAGLLNPEKRIELIDGEVYEIPIGENHADVVDKLTEVLVKQFSGKARVRVQNPIFLDQADLVRPDCALLDAALDYRNHHPRPESVYLVIEVSDTTLAHDRGKKLGRYARVGIREVWIVNLNAGYTEVYRDPYGEEFLTQRGSSLAPLAFPNDAVTLL comes from the coding sequence ATGGTCACGCTCAAGAAATGGACAGTGGATGAGCTACTGGCTATGGATAAAGCTGGCCTACTCAACCCCGAAAAACGCATCGAACTCATCGACGGCGAGGTCTACGAGATCCCAATTGGGGAGAACCATGCCGACGTGGTGGACAAACTGACCGAGGTTCTGGTCAAGCAGTTTTCAGGCAAGGCGAGGGTACGCGTTCAAAACCCAATTTTCCTGGACCAGGCTGATCTTGTGCGGCCTGATTGCGCCTTACTGGATGCGGCACTAGACTATCGCAATCACCACCCTCGTCCGGAGAGCGTTTATTTGGTGATCGAGGTGTCCGATACAACCCTGGCTCATGACCGGGGTAAGAAGCTGGGCCGCTACGCGCGGGTGGGCATTCGGGAGGTCTGGATCGTGAACCTGAATGCAGGCTACACCGAGGTCTACCGCGACCCCTACGGCGAGGAATTCCTGACCCAGCGTGGCTCGAGCCTGGCTCCCCTAGCTTTTCCAAACGACGCAGTAACCCTGCTTTAG
- a CDS encoding molybdopterin-containing oxidoreductase family protein: protein MKRARATCPLDCPDACSLILSIDEATNRLLQVEGDPTHPFTQGFACVKTYRYPERNHHPERPLYPMRRAGPKGSGRFERVSWEEALDAIAERLREVIDRHGPEAVLPYHYAGTMGLHQYEHPLAFFRAIGASALDTTICATAGSAAWEATYGAPRYGIDPEDVPKARFIFLWGINSLHTNTHLTPLLKEARHNGAKIVHVDPYANLTSRFADEHVKLRPGSDGALAYALAHVILREGLHDAAYLGRAAQGFAEYRAAAEAWTPERAEAVTGVPAATIERLALEFAQARASLIRTSYGMTRHPGGASAQRAVILLPALIGAWQYRGGGALLTTSGAFQLERSYLGGAHLLCGEHEPGGYFRPNPAARHVNMSQLGSALTRLDPPVRALFVFNSNPLVVAPSTALVQQGLAREDLFTVVLEQALTETARYADYLLPATTFLEHPDLYTAYGHFYLSWNEPVMFPQGEARPNTWVFAELARRLGLEEPTLYWSAEDLARSLLSSGHPWLEGITLERLKAEGFVRLNTPREFLPFKDGANTQSGKIRFDPPPPVTLTEPDEEFPLILMTPPAKHFLNSTYGHVERLVQGEGGEPVLLVHPQDAAAHGVQDGMLLRIRSRHGAVVRKARVSEAPMPGTVVLEGTWWERYAPDGKGVNWLTGEHLTDMGAGSTFHSNPVRLEALD from the coding sequence GTGAAGCGGGCCAGAGCTACCTGTCCCCTGGACTGCCCCGACGCCTGCTCGCTGATCCTCTCCATCGACGAAGCGACCAACCGGCTTTTGCAGGTGGAGGGCGACCCCACCCACCCCTTCACCCAGGGCTTCGCCTGCGTGAAGACCTACCGCTACCCCGAGCGCAACCACCACCCCGAGCGCCCCCTCTACCCCATGCGCCGAGCCGGGCCCAAGGGCTCGGGGCGCTTCGAGCGGGTGAGCTGGGAGGAGGCCCTCGACGCTATCGCCGAGCGGCTGCGCGAGGTCATCGACCGGCACGGCCCCGAGGCGGTGCTGCCCTATCACTACGCCGGCACCATGGGGCTGCACCAGTACGAGCACCCCCTGGCCTTCTTCCGCGCCATCGGGGCCAGCGCCCTCGACACCACCATCTGCGCCACGGCGGGGAGCGCGGCCTGGGAGGCCACCTACGGCGCGCCGCGCTACGGCATCGACCCCGAGGACGTGCCCAAGGCCCGCTTCATCTTCCTGTGGGGCATCAACAGCCTGCACACCAACACCCACCTCACGCCCCTGCTCAAGGAGGCCCGCCACAACGGGGCGAAGATCGTCCACGTAGACCCCTACGCCAACCTCACCTCCCGCTTCGCCGACGAGCACGTCAAGCTGCGCCCCGGCAGCGACGGGGCGCTGGCTTATGCCCTGGCCCACGTGATCCTGCGCGAGGGGCTGCACGACGCGGCCTACTTGGGGCGCGCCGCCCAGGGCTTCGCGGAGTACCGCGCCGCGGCCGAGGCCTGGACCCCCGAGCGGGCCGAAGCCGTCACCGGCGTCCCGGCAGCCACCATCGAGCGGCTGGCGCTGGAGTTCGCCCAGGCCAGGGCCAGCCTCATCCGCACCAGCTACGGCATGACCCGCCACCCCGGCGGGGCCAGTGCCCAGCGGGCAGTGATCCTGCTCCCGGCCTTGATCGGGGCCTGGCAGTACAGAGGTGGGGGGGCTTTGCTCACTACCTCCGGGGCCTTCCAGCTGGAGCGCAGCTACCTGGGCGGGGCCCACCTGCTGTGTGGGGAGCACGAGCCTGGGGGCTACTTCCGCCCCAACCCCGCCGCCCGCCACGTCAACATGAGCCAGCTCGGCAGCGCGCTCACCCGGCTCGACCCGCCCGTGCGGGCGCTGTTCGTCTTCAACTCCAACCCGCTGGTGGTGGCCCCCAGCACCGCCCTGGTGCAGCAGGGCCTGGCGCGGGAGGACCTCTTCACGGTGGTGCTCGAGCAGGCCCTCACCGAGACCGCCCGCTACGCCGACTACCTGCTCCCCGCTACCACCTTCCTCGAGCACCCCGACCTCTACACCGCCTACGGCCACTTCTACCTCTCCTGGAACGAGCCGGTGATGTTCCCGCAGGGCGAGGCCCGCCCCAACACCTGGGTCTTCGCCGAGCTCGCCCGGCGGCTGGGCCTGGAGGAGCCCACCCTCTACTGGAGCGCCGAGGACTTAGCCCGAAGCCTCCTCTCCAGCGGCCACCCCTGGCTCGAGGGGATCACCCTCGAGCGCCTCAAGGCCGAGGGCTTCGTGCGCCTCAACACCCCCCGCGAGTTCCTGCCCTTCAAGGACGGGGCCAACACCCAAAGCGGCAAGATCCGCTTCGACCCGCCCCCGCCCGTCACCCTCACCGAGCCCGACGAGGAGTTCCCCCTCATCCTCATGACCCCGCCCGCCAAGCACTTCCTCAACTCCACCTACGGCCACGTCGAGCGGCTGGTGCAGGGCGAAGGCGGCGAGCCGGTGCTGCTGGTGCATCCCCAGGACGCTGCCGCCCACGGCGTGCAGGACGGGATGTTGCTGCGCATCCGCTCGCGCCACGGCGCGGTGGTGCGCAAGGCCCGCGTGAGCGAGGCCCCCATGCCGGGGACGGTGGTGCTCGAGGGCACCTGGTGGGAGCGCTACGCCCCCGACGGCAAGGGCGTGAACTGGCTCACCGGCGAGCACCTCACCGATATGGGCGCGGGGAGCACCTTCCACTCCAACCCGGTGCGGCTGGAGGCCCTGGACTGA
- a CDS encoding plasmid pRiA4b ORF-3 family protein — translation MATQAPGKGKTVYHLKATLTDRDARVKGKPYRVIAIPPERSLYELTEAITDAFGFDFDHAFGFYNDLKNPYRSSESYELFADLEEEEELEEELEDELELTPPLPQLAERVPGGEDDPAFLVTKAALELDPQVLQARYLEATRTILREEVLARISPEKHAAVQPVLQEFIETMMPAEEELEESLMLDDSEAKGVKGVPIGEAFPKLGKKMLFLFDYGDEWRFVVELKAIEPAEPRARYPKVVDSAGQAPEQYPDWDEEDEK, via the coding sequence ATGGCGACCCAGGCTCCCGGTAAAGGCAAAACGGTTTACCACCTCAAAGCCACTCTCACCGACCGGGACGCGCGGGTGAAGGGAAAACCCTACCGCGTTATCGCCATTCCACCCGAGCGCAGCCTGTACGAGCTGACCGAGGCCATCACCGACGCCTTCGGCTTCGACTTCGATCATGCCTTCGGCTTCTACAACGACCTCAAGAACCCCTACCGCTCCTCCGAGAGCTACGAGCTGTTCGCCGACCTCGAGGAAGAGGAGGAGTTGGAGGAGGAGCTAGAAGACGAGTTGGAGCTCACCCCCCCGCTGCCGCAACTGGCCGAGCGGGTCCCCGGCGGCGAGGACGACCCCGCCTTTTTGGTCACCAAGGCCGCGCTGGAACTTGACCCCCAGGTTCTTCAAGCACGCTACCTCGAGGCCACCCGAACCATCCTGCGCGAGGAGGTGCTCGCGCGCATTTCCCCCGAAAAGCACGCCGCGGTTCAGCCAGTCCTTCAGGAGTTCATCGAGACCATGATGCCCGCGGAGGAGGAGCTCGAGGAAAGCCTGATGCTAGACGACTCTGAAGCCAAGGGGGTCAAGGGGGTGCCCATTGGCGAGGCCTTCCCCAAGCTGGGCAAGAAGATGCTCTTTCTCTTCGACTACGGCGACGAGTGGCGCTTCGTCGTCGAGCTGAAGGCTATCGAGCCCGCCGAGCCCAGGGCGCGCTACCCCAAAGTGGTGGATTCGGCGGGCCAGGCCCCCGAGCAATACCCCGACTGGGACGAGGAAGACGAAAAGTGA
- a CDS encoding MFS transporter produces MRWAVLLSGTLLYAALYSTVPLLPGLERLFGSPPGSAGLGISLPFLALVLLSPIVPRLRLPVGQVLGGGLLLVGLFGIAAALAPGLGVWLTARALQGAAAAAVPGLSLALIPQLFPRRSQEMAGLWVAGNVLGGGLGRALGGLLGDALGERLALLWLSLPVVIPAFWLLRERQTLTLPAPTYTLKAWPLYFVGFSLLFINFFSANLLPYRLEALGLSKSQIGGVMLAYLAGIPGSTLTGRLTKRWGEVRALRLAFAVVAVGLLFQLPDRPGSIVLGFVVMMAGLFTAQGLGGAISGRQGSGVSSTYVAAFYLGGTAAGLAYPPFLHLSTGVGLGLAACVAGVSWWLAPRTLEKP; encoded by the coding sequence GTGCGCTGGGCGGTATTGCTCTCGGGAACACTTTTATATGCAGCTTTGTACAGCACCGTGCCGCTGCTGCCGGGCCTCGAGCGCCTCTTCGGCAGCCCACCGGGCTCGGCGGGGCTGGGCATCAGCCTGCCCTTTCTGGCGTTGGTGCTGCTTTCTCCCATCGTTCCCCGGCTGCGGCTGCCGGTGGGGCAGGTACTGGGCGGGGGGCTATTGCTGGTGGGTTTGTTTGGGATAGCAGCGGCACTTGCGCCGGGGCTTGGGGTCTGGCTGACAGCCAGGGCCCTGCAAGGCGCAGCCGCAGCGGCAGTGCCGGGTTTGTCGCTGGCTCTCATCCCGCAACTTTTCCCCCGCCGCTCCCAGGAGATGGCCGGGTTGTGGGTGGCGGGAAACGTCCTAGGGGGAGGGCTGGGAAGGGCCTTGGGGGGGTTGTTGGGGGATGCCCTGGGCGAACGTCTAGCGCTGTTATGGCTGAGCTTGCCGGTAGTTATCCCGGCCTTCTGGCTCCTGCGCGAGCGGCAGACCCTCACGCTCCCCGCCCCTACTTACACCCTCAAGGCCTGGCCGCTGTACTTTGTCGGGTTTTCGCTGCTATTCATCAACTTTTTTAGCGCCAACTTGCTGCCTTACCGGCTGGAGGCGCTAGGACTTTCCAAGTCCCAGATCGGCGGGGTGATGCTAGCTTATCTAGCCGGGATTCCCGGCAGCACCCTCACCGGGCGGCTGACAAAGCGTTGGGGGGAAGTGAGAGCCTTGCGGCTGGCCTTTGCGGTGGTAGCGGTGGGGCTTTTATTCCAGCTTCCTGATCGGCCCGGATCCATCGTACTGGGCTTCGTGGTGATGATGGCGGGCCTCTTCACCGCGCAGGGGCTGGGCGGGGCCATCTCGGGGCGGCAGGGCAGCGGGGTGAGCAGCACGTATGTGGCCGCGTTCTATCTGGGGGGCACGGCAGCCGGTCTGGCCTACCCACCGTTCTTGCACCTGAGCACCGGGGTGGGGCTGGGATTGGCTGCTTGCGTAGCCGGAGTTTCCTGGTGGCTAGCGCCCCGAACGCTCGAGAAGCCATGA
- a CDS encoding M20/M25/M40 family metallo-hydrolase, producing MTRSEWFSRVRELTLRLVAWESVSGTEGEREFAFRLHDLLRGLPYFATHPEYLQLRRTQDDPLERYTLFALVRGKGPRTVILTGHYDVVSVDNYGLLKEWAFDPEELLPKLLEEIRTSNPQAAQDLASGDFLPGRAALDMKSGLAAGIAVLERFATSEPAGNLLFIAVPDEEHSSHGMRSAVQQLPELLGAWGLEAEAAINLDAHVDTGDGSEGQNVFLGSVGKLLPTVFFLGSPTHAGDPFSGVGANFLAAELIRLLEANPDFADAEAPPPVNLRQGDFKDYYDVTTPHTAFAAFNLLTHTWGPREVLERVVAATHQALESALETLRARAARRGLRVPKQRPMVLTFAELERWAREKAGRAVEEAYQGLKTADPLEFSRQVTERLVRQARLEGPAAVVGFGSLYYPRARLGESPGEKRLLEIVSRQATQVSQEFGTPIGLRPFFPGISDMSFLGCRDTKAALEAMAANTPAFGKILHFDYRLPARLAVPVVNLGPWGRDYHQRTERVHMPYSFGVLPELLWRVCRDLLT from the coding sequence GTGACCCGATCCGAATGGTTTTCCCGCGTTCGGGAGCTGACCCTGCGCCTAGTGGCCTGGGAGAGCGTGAGCGGAACTGAAGGGGAACGAGAGTTTGCCTTCCGCTTGCACGACCTCCTGCGAGGTCTCCCCTACTTCGCCACCCACCCCGAATACCTGCAATTGCGGCGCACCCAGGACGATCCGCTCGAGCGCTACACCCTCTTCGCTTTAGTGCGCGGGAAAGGCCCCCGCACGGTGATCCTCACCGGGCACTACGACGTGGTGAGCGTAGATAACTATGGCCTGCTGAAGGAGTGGGCTTTTGACCCTGAGGAGCTTTTGCCTAAACTGCTCGAGGAAATCCGCACCTCTAACCCCCAGGCCGCCCAGGACCTGGCGAGCGGGGATTTCCTGCCGGGGCGGGCCGCGCTGGACATGAAAAGCGGGCTGGCGGCAGGAATAGCGGTGCTTGAGCGCTTCGCCACCTCTGAACCCGCGGGGAACCTGCTTTTTATCGCTGTGCCGGACGAGGAACACTCCTCGCATGGGATGCGCTCGGCAGTGCAGCAACTGCCGGAGTTGCTGGGGGCCTGGGGACTCGAGGCGGAGGCCGCCATCAATCTCGATGCTCACGTGGATACGGGCGACGGCTCGGAGGGGCAGAACGTGTTTTTGGGCAGCGTGGGAAAGCTTTTGCCCACAGTGTTCTTCCTGGGCTCCCCGACCCACGCCGGAGATCCCTTCAGCGGGGTAGGGGCAAACTTCCTGGCCGCTGAGCTGATTCGGCTCCTGGAGGCCAACCCCGACTTCGCCGACGCCGAAGCCCCGCCCCCGGTCAACCTGCGCCAGGGGGATTTCAAGGACTACTACGACGTGACCACCCCGCACACCGCCTTTGCCGCTTTCAACCTGCTAACCCATACCTGGGGCCCTCGGGAGGTGCTGGAACGGGTCGTGGCAGCCACCCATCAAGCCCTAGAGAGCGCCCTGGAGACCCTGCGGGCGCGGGCGGCGCGGCGCGGCTTGCGAGTTCCCAAGCAGCGGCCCATGGTGCTGACCTTCGCTGAGCTCGAGCGCTGGGCGCGGGAAAAAGCAGGTCGGGCAGTAGAAGAGGCTTACCAAGGACTAAAGACTGCCGACCCGCTCGAGTTTAGCCGCCAAGTAACCGAGAGGTTGGTGCGGCAGGCCAGGCTCGAGGGGCCTGCCGCCGTGGTAGGGTTCGGCTCGCTCTACTATCCTCGGGCGCGGCTGGGGGAAAGTCCTGGGGAGAAACGTTTGTTGGAGATCGTGAGCCGACAAGCCACGCAGGTGAGCCAGGAGTTCGGCACCCCCATCGGGCTGCGCCCCTTCTTTCCCGGCATTTCGGACATGAGTTTTCTGGGCTGCCGCGACACAAAAGCAGCGCTCGAGGCCATGGCCGCCAACACCCCGGCTTTCGGCAAGATCCTGCACTTTGACTATAGGCTACCGGCTCGGCTCGCTGTCCCGGTAGTGAACCTTGGTCCCTGGGGGCGCGACTACCACCAGCGCACCGAGCGGGTCCATATGCCCTATAGCTTCGGGGTGCTGCCTGAGCTATTATGGCGGGTCTGCCGTGACTTGCTCACGTAG
- a CDS encoding primosomal protein N', whose amino-acid sequence MHTVLKVALPLPLDPMSYRPPHGDGREALGRRVVVPWRGELRVGIVTAVEPDSKQAFALREAVAYLDEYPWLRPEELGFLHAAARDHFCPLGTLLDDLLPFLEPPLAHRVRLVSGASPGVLPAGMGDLLEWQEARGYDPRLLDALREAGVLEEEVREDRPGRKFLIPLREPDPSLSAKAQAALHALLELGEAPSMAELARQAGVGPGVIKTLLDKGYAGWEERALEPPPRPLGSPLEPLTLPEIPARLNGGRFHDRLRLLAGIIAEGPTLVLFPEVALLKRWLEYFPQAQPFHGELSADLRRQEFPKFRGGGVVFATYQGLLLPFTPRRMVVVEEASEAYKLSAGSRAHCVRLAEGRAELLGVPLTYCSQVPSVETLERPGLAFPPPKPRVHLLNLNEERGYPLSGAAVALLRQVEEKKRQAVVLAHRRGYSAVLRCHHCDWKAMCSNCAVPMRYHKSARAVPRSLHTRAGALICHQCGLEQMAPQLCPKCQSEVFDFQGPGVEWVQDELRKHLPGLPLFRYSAEFKDDLSPLLSGQPGVLVGTTAVLRAPVLPELALVLLPYADGFIFESDFRAAERYHRLLWQLTELHPRRRPLIALQTFEPAHPAHEALQAGDPEAFPRSELALRQALGYPPAKRMLKLEVSHVKEPVARDAANQLALALAPRLEPGEMLGAGPVPAPIPRVRNQFVFHLLLRGTTERLRELIRDLPHIRGARVRLDPDPQSFVGLLED is encoded by the coding sequence ATGCACACTGTTCTCAAGGTTGCCCTTCCGCTGCCCTTGGATCCTATGTCCTACCGCCCTCCGCACGGGGATGGGCGCGAGGCTTTGGGGCGGCGGGTGGTGGTGCCTTGGCGCGGCGAACTGCGGGTGGGGATCGTTACTGCGGTGGAGCCCGATAGCAAGCAGGCTTTTGCCCTGCGCGAAGCCGTGGCCTACCTGGACGAGTACCCTTGGCTACGGCCGGAAGAACTGGGTTTCTTGCACGCCGCGGCGCGGGACCACTTTTGCCCCTTGGGTACGCTACTCGACGACCTCTTGCCGTTCCTCGAGCCCCCCCTCGCGCACCGGGTACGGCTAGTGTCAGGAGCTTCGCCCGGCGTACTCCCGGCGGGAATGGGGGATCTGCTGGAGTGGCAGGAGGCCCGGGGCTACGACCCTCGCCTCCTGGATGCGCTACGCGAGGCCGGGGTACTGGAGGAAGAGGTACGCGAGGATCGCCCGGGTCGCAAATTCCTGATCCCGCTGCGCGAGCCCGATCCGAGCCTCTCCGCCAAGGCCCAGGCGGCTTTGCACGCCCTGCTCGAGCTGGGCGAGGCCCCCAGCATGGCCGAGCTGGCCCGCCAGGCGGGGGTTGGGCCGGGGGTGATCAAGACCCTGCTGGACAAGGGCTATGCGGGTTGGGAGGAACGCGCGCTCGAGCCGCCGCCCCGCCCTCTGGGGAGCCCCCTGGAACCCCTCACCCTGCCCGAGATCCCGGCCCGGCTCAACGGGGGCCGCTTCCACGACCGCTTGCGGCTTTTGGCCGGGATTATAGCCGAGGGCCCGACCCTGGTCTTGTTCCCCGAGGTGGCCCTGCTTAAGCGCTGGCTCGAGTACTTCCCCCAGGCCCAGCCGTTTCACGGGGAACTCTCCGCTGATCTACGGCGGCAGGAGTTCCCCAAATTTCGCGGGGGCGGGGTGGTTTTCGCCACCTACCAGGGCCTTCTGCTCCCTTTCACCCCTCGGCGGATGGTGGTGGTGGAGGAAGCCAGCGAGGCCTACAAGCTCTCGGCGGGTTCGCGGGCCCATTGCGTGCGCCTAGCCGAGGGCCGCGCCGAACTTTTGGGGGTTCCCCTCACCTACTGCTCCCAGGTACCCAGCGTGGAAACCCTGGAGCGGCCTGGGCTGGCCTTTCCCCCGCCTAAGCCGCGCGTGCACCTGCTGAACCTGAACGAGGAGCGGGGTTACCCCTTGAGCGGGGCCGCGGTGGCGTTGCTGCGCCAGGTGGAGGAGAAAAAGCGCCAGGCAGTGGTGCTGGCCCATCGCCGGGGGTATAGTGCGGTCTTGCGCTGCCACCACTGCGACTGGAAGGCCATGTGTTCCAACTGCGCGGTGCCGATGCGCTACCACAAGAGCGCCCGGGCCGTCCCGCGGAGCCTGCATACCCGGGCTGGAGCATTAATCTGTCACCAGTGCGGGCTCGAGCAGATGGCCCCCCAACTCTGCCCAAAGTGCCAATCGGAGGTGTTCGACTTTCAGGGACCCGGGGTGGAGTGGGTGCAGGACGAGCTGAGGAAACACCTGCCGGGCTTACCCCTGTTCCGCTACAGCGCTGAGTTCAAGGACGACCTAAGCCCGCTGCTGAGCGGCCAGCCGGGGGTGCTGGTCGGGACCACCGCGGTATTGCGGGCCCCGGTGCTGCCCGAGCTGGCTCTAGTGCTTTTACCCTACGCCGATGGTTTCATATTTGAATCGGACTTTCGCGCCGCCGAGCGCTACCACCGGCTGTTGTGGCAGCTCACCGAACTGCACCCCCGCCGCCGCCCGCTCATCGCCTTGCAAACCTTCGAACCCGCTCACCCGGCCCACGAGGCCCTGCAGGCCGGGGACCCGGAAGCCTTTCCCCGCAGCGAGCTGGCCTTGCGCCAGGCCCTGGGCTACCCGCCTGCCAAGCGGATGCTCAAACTCGAGGTGAGCCACGTCAAGGAGCCGGTGGCCCGCGACGCAGCGAATCAGCTAGCGTTGGCTTTAGCCCCTCGGCTCGAGCCTGGGGAGATGCTCGGGGCTGGCCCGGTCCCCGCGCCGATCCCGCGGGTGCGTAACCAATTCGTGTTCCACCTGCTGCTGCGCGGCACCACCGAGCGGCTGCGCGAGCTGATTCGCGACCTGCCCCATATCCGCGGGGCTCGAGTGCGTTTGGACCCCGACCCGCAGAGCTTCGTGGGGCTGCTCGAGGACTGA